The Knoellia sp. S7-12 region GATCGCCGTGGCCCGGTGCTGGCTGAGGTTGCCGATGCGGATGATCTCGCCGTTGCGGACATACCAGGTGACACCGTCGGCGTCGCGCAGGCGGGTGACGCGCAGCGACACCTCCTCGACGGTGCCGATCGCCTCGCCGGTGTCGATGACGTCACCCACGCCGTACTGGTCCTCGAGGATCATGAAGATCCCGGACAGGAAGTCCTTGACCAGGCTCTGCGCGCCGAAGCCGAGTGCCACACCACCGACACCAGCCGAGGCGAGCAACGGTCCCAGCGGGATGCCGACGAGGTCCATGACCGTCAGCACCGCAATGAGCCCCACGACGAACGTGACGGTGCTCCGCAGCAGCGACCCGAGAGTTGCCGTGCGCTGCTGGTGCCGCGCCCGTGCCGTGGCCGAGGCCTCAGCGAAGAGACGACCGGGCAGGGAACGGTCGCGCCCCTGGCTGTCGCGCACGTCAGACTTTGCGGTCATCGTCGTGACGGCACGCGAGATCAGGCGGTGGAGCAGCCATCGCACGACGACAGCGAGGACCAACGTGAGCAGGATCCGCAGACCGTCGGTGAGGAGCCAGTCCTGGACCCGCCCGGCGGTCATCAGGGTTGAGGTGAGGTCAACGCGCGTCATGCCTGGGCGTCACGCTCCTGCGCCGCGAGGGCGCGGGTGATGGGGTCGCGGTTCTCGGCGACGATCCGGCGCAGGGCGTCGGGGGAGTCCGTGTGGGCATCGAGCCAGGCCTGCGTGGCATCCCGCAGCTCGACCGAGGCCAGCCCGCGCGGATAGAAGCCGACCACGATCGACTCGATGAGAGCCATGGATCCCTTGTCCTGCAGCGACTTCAGCACCTCGTGGTATCGCCCGACGAATGGCTCGAGAGCGCTCACGTCCCCCGTTCGACCGAATCCGAGACCGTAGGCGTCAACCATCGAGTTCGACAGACCTTCGTCCTCGATCGCGGCCTTCCACGCGGCCTCCTTGGCCTCGGGAGTGGGGATCGACGCACGTGCCCGTGCCGCGCGCTCACGACCCGTGGCCGTGGCGTCACGCGCCAGCTCGGCGTCGATCTCGCCGTCCTCCAGGGCATTCGCGCCCGCGAGTCCGGTGAGGAGCGTCCACCGCATGTCCGTATCGAGCGTGAGTCCCTCGAGGCTCTCGGTGCCCGAGAGAAGCCCACGCAGGTATGCCGTGTCGTCACCCGTCGTGGTGAAACCGGCTGCCGCTGTGACGAGTTGGAGCTGCGCGTCACTGTCGGGCGCGGCCGACTTGGCGGCGTCCCAGACCCGCTCGAGGGTCGAGCGGCGCGTGGCCACCCGGTTCTCCGGGGCGACATAGAGGTTGACCGCGGTGGACAGCTGCGCGATGAGGGTGCGGATGAGCGTCGAGTCGGACTCGCCGGGGAGCACCTCGAGAACGAGGTCGACGAAGGTGCGCGCGCTCATCTCGGCGTCGCGCGTCATGTCCCACGCGGACGCAAGGACGAGGGACTTGGGCAGAGAGCTCTCGAACGACCGCACGTGCTCCAACGCCGTTGCGAGAGAACGCTCGTCGAGCCGAATCTTGGCGTAGGTGAGGTCGTCGTCGTTGACGAGGACCATGTCGGGCTGCACGCGACCGATGAGCTCGGGCACCTCGGTGCGCGCACCGACGAGGTCGAGCTCGAGACGGTTGGTGCGCACGAGTCGGGCGCCCTGAGCGCCACCCAGCTCCACGGCATACAGGCCGATGGCGAGGCGGTGGGGGCGGATCGTCTCGAAGCCCTTGGCAAAGGTCTGCTCGATGACGGCGCTGGAGATGCGGCCGCGATCATCGACCTCGATGACCGGGCGCAGCGTGTTGACCCCGGCAGTCTCGAGCCAGGCCCTGCTCCAGGTGCGCAGGTCGCGACCCGACGTGGCTTCGAGCTCGTCGAGGAGATCGTCCAGGGTCGTGTTGCTCCACTTGTGCTTCGCGAAGTAGGCGCGCAGCCCGTCGCGGAACGGCTCGCGCCCCACGTAGGCGACGAGCTGTTTGAGCACCGACGCACCCTTGGCGTAGGTGATGCCGTCGAAGTTGACCTCGACGTCCTCGAGGTCGCGGATCGGCGCGACGATCGGGTGGGTCGAGGACAACTGGTCCTGGCGGTAGGCCCAGTCCTTCTCGTGGGTGCCGAATGTCGTCCACGCCTCGGTCCATTCGGTGGCCTCGGACTGCGCGGTCGTCGACGCCCACTCGGCGAAGGACTCGTTGAGCCAGAGGTCGTTCCACCACTTCATCGTCACGAGGTTGCCGAACCACATGTGGGCGAGCTCGTGAAGGACGGTGAGGCCGCGGCGCTCGACGATGGCGTCGGAGACCTTGGAGCGGAAGACGTACATCTCGTTGAACGTCACGCAGCCGGCGTTCTCCATCGCGCCCATGTTGTATTCGGGCGTGAAGATCTGGTCATACTTCTCGAACGGGTACGGCTGGTCGAACTCGGCCTCGAAGAACTCGAATCCGCGCTTGGTGAGGTCGAAGAGGTTGTCGGCGTCGAGGAACTGCGTGAGCGACTTGCGGCAGAAGATGCCGAGCGGCACCTCACCGCGTCGGCTCGTCAGGCTGTCGCGCACGACGTCGTAGGGACCGGCGACGAGCGCGGTGATGTAGCTCGAGATGGGCTCGGTCGCCGTGAACGCCCACGTCGCGACACCGTCGCGGTCGGTGGGGGTCGATTGCGGTGTGGGGGAGTTGGACAGCACCTGCCAGTGGCTCGGCGCGGTCACCGTGAACGTGAAGCGCGCCTTGAGGTCGGGCTGCTCGAACACGGGATACATGCGGCGCGAGTCCGGGACCTCGAACTGGCTGTAGAGGTAGACCTCGTCATCGACCGGGTCGACGAAGCGGTGCAGGCCCTCACCGGTGTTCATGTACTTGCCGGTGGCCTCGATCCGCAGCTCGTTGCTCGCGGCCAGGCCGCCAATCGCAATACGGGAGCCGTCGTATGCCGGCTCGACCACCTCCCCGTTGAGCGTCACCTTCTCGACGGACTCGCCGAGGAAGTCGACAAAGGTCGAGGCCCCCTGCGTCGAGGCGAAGGTGAGGGTGCTCGTGGTCGCGAACGTCGTGTCGGACGTCGTGAGGTCGAGCTCGACCGCATATGCCTCGACCGACACGAGCGCGGCGCGCTCCTCGGCCTCGACGCGGGTGAGGTTCTTGCCGGGCACGGCGGATCTCCTGGCTGAAGGCAACGGGACGGATGATGGGTCGTCTGCAATCCTCGCACGCGGACTCGGCGTCCAAGGGCGGCCGGGGGAGTGGCACGATGAGCGCATGAGCGATGAGCAGCGGCACACCGCCGAGTTCTGGTTCGACCCCCTGTGCCCCTGGGCCTGGATGACCTCGCGATGGATGGGTGAGGTCCAACAGATCCGCCCCGTCGACGTGACCTGGTCGGTCATGTCCCTCTCAGTCCTCAACGAGGGGCGTGAGCTGCCGCCGTCGTACCGCGCGCTCATGGACCGTGGCTGGGGTCCCGCGCGGGTCGTCACAGCCGCGACCGAGCTGCACGGCGCCGAGGTCATCAAGCCGCTCTACGACGCCATCGGCACGGCGATCCACCCCGGTGGCGAGGACGACTTCGACGCCGCCATCGCCAAGGGACTGGCCGAGGCGGGGCTCCCCGCGGATCTCGCGAAGTACGCCTCCTCGGACGAGTACGACACGCAGATGCGCGCCTCCACACAACGGGCCCTCGACCTCGTCGGTGACGACGTCGGCACCCCCGTCATCTCCGTCGACGGCGTCTCGTTCTTCGGGCCCGTGGTCACGCCGGCACCCAAGGGTGAGGCAGCCGGCAGGCTCTGGGACGGTTGCGTGCTCGTCGCGAGCACGCCGGGCTTCTTCGAGCTCAAGCGCAGCCGCACCGCCGGGCCCCAGTTCGACTGACCACTTCCGGGACTCTGGACCAAGCCCGACCGGCCCACCCGGACCGGCCCCACCCCAACCTCGACCACTGACGTTCGACACAGGAGCACGACGAGAGATGCGCGTTCACATCGGCGGCGACCACGCGGCATACGACCTTCAGCAGGACCTCATCGCCTTCCTGGAGGCCGAAGGGCACGACGTGACCAACCACGGTCCCTTCGAGGTCGACCCCCTCGACGACTATCCCGTCTTTGTGCTGCGCGCGGCGGAGGCGGTTGCTGCTGACGATGACTCGCTCGGGGTCGTGCTCGGTGGCTCGGGCAACGGTGAGCAGATGGCGGCCAACAAGGTCGCTGGCGTGCGCGCCGCCCTCTGCTACAACGACGAGCTGGCCCAGCTGGCACGCGAGCACAACGACGCGCGAGTCATCTCTCTGGGTGGGCGCATGAACACTGTCGAGGAGGCCCGCTCCATGGTGCGCACCTTCGTGACCACGCCCTTCTCGGGCGAGGAGCGCCACCAGCGCCGGATCGACATGGTGAGTGCCTACGAAGGCACCAAAACGCTGCCTGACCTGCCCTGACGTCGGATTCCTCGCTCGCCTTTCGCCGAACCTACTCGTGGATTAGTGTGGCCAAAAAGCCCACGACAGGAGAAGTGCTGGTGGCTACGGACGTCAGCGTCCTCGCGCGCAGGTCGCCGACGACGCTCTCTCGTCGCCTGGTCCGCACCGTTGCGGCGGCGGCCCCCCTTCACGACCGCATCGTCTTCGCGGTCCTGGCCCTCATCGCGCTCGCCTTCGTGCTGGCCGTCCTGGCCTGGCCCACACGCGTTCCGATCGCCACGCTTGCGCCCCTGATCCTGCTCAGCGGTCTCTACCTTCCGCGCCGCCACCTCCTCAGCCTCTATGTCGTCATCGGTATCGGCATCACGGCGACGATCCCGATCCTGTCGGGCACGGCCATGGCCAAGACGCTGATGGTCTCGGCGATGTTCGCGCTCATGGCGATGATGGTCATCGTCGCCTCA contains the following coding sequences:
- a CDS encoding mechanosensitive ion channel family protein, giving the protein MTRVDLTSTLMTAGRVQDWLLTDGLRILLTLVLAVVVRWLLHRLISRAVTTMTAKSDVRDSQGRDRSLPGRLFAEASATARARHQQRTATLGSLLRSTVTFVVGLIAVLTVMDLVGIPLGPLLASAGVGGVALGFGAQSLVKDFLSGIFMILEDQYGVGDVIDTGEAIGTVEEVSLRVTRLRDADGVTWYVRNGEIIRIGNLSQHRATAIVDVPVAYDEDVARVTSVIREAAAAMAGEEAWDGRLLDTPKVAGIESISGQTMTLRVLAEASPGDKIDIQRELRQRIKSALDVAGVKAPPVNPFGGPRP
- the pepN gene encoding aminopeptidase N → MPGKNLTRVEAEERAALVSVEAYAVELDLTTSDTTFATTSTLTFASTQGASTFVDFLGESVEKVTLNGEVVEPAYDGSRIAIGGLAASNELRIEATGKYMNTGEGLHRFVDPVDDEVYLYSQFEVPDSRRMYPVFEQPDLKARFTFTVTAPSHWQVLSNSPTPQSTPTDRDGVATWAFTATEPISSYITALVAGPYDVVRDSLTSRRGEVPLGIFCRKSLTQFLDADNLFDLTKRGFEFFEAEFDQPYPFEKYDQIFTPEYNMGAMENAGCVTFNEMYVFRSKVSDAIVERRGLTVLHELAHMWFGNLVTMKWWNDLWLNESFAEWASTTAQSEATEWTEAWTTFGTHEKDWAYRQDQLSSTHPIVAPIRDLEDVEVNFDGITYAKGASVLKQLVAYVGREPFRDGLRAYFAKHKWSNTTLDDLLDELEATSGRDLRTWSRAWLETAGVNTLRPVIEVDDRGRISSAVIEQTFAKGFETIRPHRLAIGLYAVELGGAQGARLVRTNRLELDLVGARTEVPELIGRVQPDMVLVNDDDLTYAKIRLDERSLATALEHVRSFESSLPKSLVLASAWDMTRDAEMSARTFVDLVLEVLPGESDSTLIRTLIAQLSTAVNLYVAPENRVATRRSTLERVWDAAKSAAPDSDAQLQLVTAAAGFTTTGDDTAYLRGLLSGTESLEGLTLDTDMRWTLLTGLAGANALEDGEIDAELARDATATGRERAARARASIPTPEAKEAAWKAAIEDEGLSNSMVDAYGLGFGRTGDVSALEPFVGRYHEVLKSLQDKGSMALIESIVVGFYPRGLASVELRDATQAWLDAHTDSPDALRRIVAENRDPITRALAAQERDAQA
- a CDS encoding disulfide bond formation protein DsbA, with the protein product MSDEQRHTAEFWFDPLCPWAWMTSRWMGEVQQIRPVDVTWSVMSLSVLNEGRELPPSYRALMDRGWGPARVVTAATELHGAEVIKPLYDAIGTAIHPGGEDDFDAAIAKGLAEAGLPADLAKYASSDEYDTQMRASTQRALDLVGDDVGTPVISVDGVSFFGPVVTPAPKGEAAGRLWDGCVLVASTPGFFELKRSRTAGPQFD
- a CDS encoding ribose-5-phosphate isomerase; the protein is MRVHIGGDHAAYDLQQDLIAFLEAEGHDVTNHGPFEVDPLDDYPVFVLRAAEAVAADDDSLGVVLGGSGNGEQMAANKVAGVRAALCYNDELAQLAREHNDARVISLGGRMNTVEEARSMVRTFVTTPFSGEERHQRRIDMVSAYEGTKTLPDLP